In Desulfovibrio sp. 86, the following proteins share a genomic window:
- a CDS encoding UbiD family decarboxylase, with protein MGYRNMQECLADLESRGHLKRIDAEVDPYLELAAIQRRAFRAKAPALLFTRVRGTSFPMLCNLFGTRERLQYIFRDSLPAVRAVLAAKADPAAALKKPWAALPAVPGLWHMLPRLRRGKGGSQGGNVPVLERRCAPADLPQLTCWPMDGGAFITLPLVYSEDPAKTGADASNLGMYRVQQSGNDYAPDEMGLHYQIHRGIGVHHAHAIAQGRPLPVHVYVGGPPSLTVAAVMPLPEGLSELRFAGLLGGRRMDMARVDGLPLPVLAEADFCISGHIMPSAKPEGPFGDHVGYYSLTHDFPVLKVDAVYHRKGAVWPFTAVGRPPQEDTVFGEFIHELTGPLVPQVFQGVREVHAVDAAGVHPLLLALGSERYTPYEAARRPRELLTMALHLLGTTQTALAKYVLVAAHEDAPGLSAAHAPQFLRHLLERTDFARDLHFITHSTNDTLDYTGLGLNEGSKLIWAAAGEKRRDLGQELTGQASDLPPLPQGFGDARVAGPGLLVLRGPRHALGRNEPDPAMETLADALAHWPGREAFPLVVVADDAAFCARDMDNFLWVAFTRSDPATDVYGARAQTRAKHWSCEAPLVMDARLKPFHAPPLEEDPAITRRVDALAAPGGPLHGYL; from the coding sequence ATGGGCTACCGCAACATGCAGGAATGCCTCGCCGATCTGGAGAGTCGTGGGCACCTCAAGCGTATCGACGCAGAGGTGGACCCGTATCTGGAACTGGCGGCCATCCAGCGGCGGGCCTTCAGGGCCAAGGCTCCGGCCCTGCTGTTCACGCGGGTCAGGGGCACGTCCTTTCCCATGCTGTGCAATCTTTTCGGCACGCGCGAGCGCCTGCAGTATATTTTCAGGGACAGCCTGCCTGCCGTGCGGGCCGTGCTGGCCGCCAAGGCCGATCCTGCGGCTGCCCTTAAAAAGCCCTGGGCCGCGCTGCCTGCGGTGCCGGGACTCTGGCACATGCTCCCCCGGCTGCGGCGCGGCAAGGGCGGCAGCCAAGGCGGCAACGTGCCCGTGCTGGAGCGCCGTTGCGCGCCCGCCGACCTGCCGCAACTGACCTGCTGGCCTATGGACGGCGGGGCCTTCATCACCCTTCCCCTTGTGTACAGCGAAGACCCCGCCAAAACGGGGGCAGACGCGTCCAACCTGGGCATGTACCGGGTGCAGCAGAGCGGCAATGACTACGCGCCGGACGAAATGGGCCTGCACTACCAGATACACCGTGGCATCGGCGTGCACCACGCCCACGCCATCGCGCAGGGGCGTCCGTTGCCCGTGCACGTGTATGTGGGCGGCCCGCCAAGTCTCACCGTGGCGGCGGTGATGCCCCTGCCCGAGGGCCTCAGCGAACTGCGCTTTGCCGGTCTGCTTGGCGGACGGCGCATGGATATGGCCAGGGTTGACGGCCTGCCCTTGCCCGTGCTGGCCGAAGCGGATTTTTGCATCAGCGGGCATATCATGCCCAGCGCCAAGCCCGAAGGCCCCTTTGGCGATCATGTAGGGTATTACAGCCTTACCCACGATTTTCCCGTGCTCAAGGTGGATGCCGTGTACCACCGCAAGGGGGCGGTGTGGCCCTTTACCGCCGTGGGGCGGCCGCCGCAGGAAGACACCGTTTTTGGCGAATTCATCCACGAGCTCACAGGGCCGCTGGTGCCGCAGGTTTTTCAGGGCGTGCGCGAGGTGCACGCCGTGGACGCGGCAGGGGTGCACCCCCTGTTGCTGGCCCTGGGCAGTGAGCGCTATACGCCCTATGAAGCCGCGCGCAGGCCGCGCGAGCTTTTGACCATGGCCCTGCATCTGCTGGGAACCACGCAGACGGCCCTAGCCAAGTACGTTCTTGTGGCCGCCCACGAGGATGCTCCCGGTCTCAGCGCGGCCCATGCGCCGCAGTTTTTGCGTCACCTTCTGGAACGCACGGATTTTGCGCGCGATCTGCACTTTATCACGCACAGCACCAATGACACTCTGGACTACACGGGGCTTGGCCTCAATGAGGGGTCAAAGCTCATATGGGCTGCCGCCGGGGAAAAACGGCGCGACCTCGGTCAGGAACTGACAGGCCAGGCGTCCGATCTGCCGCCCCTGCCCCAAGGCTTTGGCGACGCGCGCGTGGCTGGCCCCGGTCTGCTTGTGCTGCGCGGCCCACGGCACGCCCTGGGCAGAAACGAGCCTGATCCGGCAATGGAAACCCTTGCGGACGCCCTGGCCCACTGGCCCGGACGCGAAGCCTTTCCCCTGGTGGTGGTTGCGGACGATGCGGCGTTCTGCGCCAGGGATATGGACAACTTTCTCTGGGTGGCCTTTACCCGGTCCGACCCGGCCACGGATGTGTACGGGGCCCGTGCGCAAACGCGGGCGAAGCACTGGTCGTGTGAAGCGCCGCTGGTTATGGACGCCCGCCTGAAGCCCTTCCACGCTCCCCCCCTGGAAGAGGACCCGGCCATCACCCGCAGGGTGGATGCCCTGGCCGCACCAGGCGGGCCTTTACACGGATACCTTTAA